The Lusitaniella coriacea LEGE 07157 genome contains the following window.
TGGGTTTTTGGCATCTTTGGAAATGCGTTTTACCATTCTGCGCGATCCCGGTGGATTTGGCATTGTCCAACTGACCCCCTTTTTTGATGTTGGCACGGTTTGGAATTATGACGACGACCTGGTTCCCAATCCCGATCCCCGCAGCCTTGCCAGTGTAGGCTTGAGTCTAAATTGGCAGTGGAATCGAATGTTTTCCGCTCGCGTGGATTGGGGCGTTCCCCTAATTTTGGTTCCATCCCAGGGCAATACGCTACAGGATCGGGGCGTGGTTTTTTCAATCCGCTTTCAACCGTTTTGAAATAAGCAATGATCAATTAACGCCTGATGCGAATTGGTCATTTCCTCAAACCGCCAAGAACTCAAGTTCTTGGCTAATAGCCTAAGTCATCTCAAGATGACTCTATAGCCGAATGGCACTGTTTCACTCCACAGGCAATTAGTCCATTTGAATGGACTTAAACTATGAGCCTTGAATTTGAATTCAATGCCGCTTGGTTATCTCAGCAAATCGTTTTAATCCACATCAGACGTAATTACCAATTTGCGCCTGATGCGAACAGCCTGAAACCTTGACCCGTCCAGCTTTTCTCTTCTGCCCTCTACCTCCTGCCTTTTGCTATAAATGCGCGATCGATGGGCAAAACTCGCCCCGTCTAGAATTTAGCGAGAAATTCGCAGGGGGGTGCGATTCTTGTTCACATCAAACTCAACGGGTTTCAAAAGAGAACGTCCGGTCATTTCTTGCGGTTGGGAGAGTTGCAAAATGTCTAGAATTGTCGGTGCGATATCGCACAGTCGTCCGTCTTCGCGCAATTTAACATCCGTACCGTGTCCGGGAATTTTTAGGGTTTCCCCTTCAACCAAAATCAAAGGAACCATATTCGTCGTATGCGCCGTCCAAGGATTGCCTTGCTCGTCGCGCATATACTCGGCGTTGCCGTGATCTGCGGTAATTAAAGCGGTTCCTCCCATTTTGCTGATGCACTCTAAGAGTTTCCCCAAACAGTTATCGACAACTTCGATGGCTTGAATCGCAGCGCCTAAATTCCCCGTATGCCCGACCATATCGGGATTGGCGTAATTGATGACCACCAAAGAATAAATTCCTTTCCCAATTGCCCCACAAGCCACTTTGGTCACTTCCTCGGCGGACATTGCGGGTGCTTTATCGTAGGTTGCCACCATTGGACTGGAAATGAGTTCGCGATCTTCTCCTTCACAGGGTTCTTCTAAACCGCCGTTGAAGAAATAGGTAACGTGAGGATATTTCTCTGTTTCTGCGGTGCGAAATTGCTTGAGTCCGTTTTGGGCAATGATTTCGCCAAGAATATTGGTCAAACTTTGGGGCTGAAAGGCAACGGAAACGGACAGGGAGGGGTCGTACTGGGTAAAGGTGACAAAGTGGAGGGGTTCGATCTGTTTTCGCTCGAATGCATCAAACTCTGGCTTGACGAAGGCTGCGGTCAATTGCCGCGCGCGATCGGGTCGGAAATTGAAGAAGATAACACCATCTCCAGGTTCGATGGCACCGGGCGCAATGCGCGTGGGTAAAATAAATTCGTCGGTAATGTTTTCTTTGTAGGAGTCTTGCAGAACTTGAACGGCTGTGCGCCCATCTCCTTCGCCGTCTTGGGTCATAACCCGATAGGCTTTTTCGACGCGATCCCAACGGCGATCGCGGTCCATTGCATAGTAGCGACCGCTAAGGGTTGCAATGCGACCGATCCCCAGTTTTGCAAGGTGCGCTTCTAGGATTTGGATGGTGTTAATTCCTGCTGTGGGATTGGTATCGCGACCGTCGGTAAAGGCATGGATGCAGACATCCTCAACGCCATGAAACTGAGCGAGATCGAGCAAACCAAGGAGATGCTTAAGGTGAGAATGTACGCCCCCAGCAGAACATAAGCCGATTAAGTGCAATTTCTTCCCGGAAGTCCGAACATCTTGGCACACTTGCACGAGTGCGGGATTGCGGAGGAGAGAGCGGTCTTCTACGGCATCGGTAATGCGAACCAATTCTTGGGGGACGATTCGTCCGGCTCCAATGTTAAGATGACCGACTTCGGAGTTTCCCATCTGACCCTCTGGCAAACCCACATCTTTCCCTGAAGCGCGAATTAAGGTTTTGGGATAAGCTGTCCAAAGGCTATCCATGACGGGCGTTTTTGCCTGAACAATAGCGTTTGCATCCGTTTCCTGGCGATAACCCCAGCCATCTAAGATAACCAGCACCGCAGGAGATACAGGTGCTTGTGCCATAATTTTTCACCCTACTTATTAGATAAATGTGGTCGCCCTGATAATACCATTAGCTTCTGGCTCTACTGGAGGATTTTTGCTTTTCCTTCGGTTTGTGGCGAACATTTTTTTTTGATGACTCAGGAAAACAGATTGCAGCTCGTAGATAAGCTTTCAGCCAAAGGGTAGCCCGACGAATAAACGATCCTAAACGGACGATAAGTGTGGAAAAATGGGTTTTGGTTCGCGGAACATTTTTCCGATGGATTCAGACAACGCTATGTAGCATTAGTTGAAAGTTTTATGTTGAAAGTTCATCGTGGGTTGCAATCGCTCGCTGCTGTTGTTACGAGCGCGATCGCGCTGAGTACTCCCTTGAGCGCGATCGCGGCAAGTCCGAGTTATTTGAGATCGGGGTTTGACCCCATTGGAGTCCCCGTCCCTCCCCCCGAACCGGGCAATGCAGGGATTTGTCCGGCATTTCTCGAACCTGCAATTAGCGCGATCGTTGACAGTCCTTCTTTTTCTAGGGGAAAGTGGGGCATTCTTATTGAATCTCTAGACGGTCAAGTTCTCTACCGCCGCAACGAAAATAAATTTTTGATTCCCGCCTCAAATATTAAATTATTAACCACAGCAGCAGCTCTGCAACGTCTCAATCCCCAAACTCGAATTCGCTCCACCTCCTTGCGACAATGGGTCGTTACCACTAATCGCGCTAGTAATAACAATTACGCTAATGTGTTGTTGCGCTACATCGGCGGACCGCAAGCGGTTAAAACCAGTCTCGCTCGACTCGGCATTAATTCGAGGGGTTATCGACAGGTGGATGGTTCGGGTTTGTCGCGGAGTAATGCAGCCACGCCAACAACATTTGTCGATGTTCTCCAAGCGATGTATTCTGCCCAAGGAAAAGAGATTTGGCAGGAGTCTCTACCGGTTGCGGGGGTGAGTGGAACCCTGCGAAATCGACTGCGCAACACCCCGGCTCAAGGGAGAGTTCGCGCAAAAACCGGAACCCTGCGAGGGGTTAAAGCGCTGTCTGGGTATATGGATCATCCCGAATACGGCCCTTTGGTTTTTAGTATTTTGGTCAATCAACCCAATCAATCGGGCGCTCGCTTGGCGGGTGCAATTGATGCTGTAATCTTGCGGTTGACGCGCCTTACACCCTGTTGATATCAAATCCTTAATTGCTCACTGTAAAAACTTCTCCGTGTCAGTCCTTACCGAGAACATTCAACCGGATCTTATATGAAGGGGATTTCGCTTCAAGGATATATCACGTCAAATAAGCCAATGTTACCCCCGCACCCCCTTCGTTTTGTGGCGCTAATTCAAAGCGTTCGACTTGGGGATGGTGTTGGAGAAATTCGTGTATGCCTTGGCGCAAGCGTCCCGTGCCTTTGCCGTGGATAATCCAGAGAATGCCAGAACCCGATACTGTTGCCACCGCGATCGCGCGATCGATCTCTCGTTCCCCATCCGCAACCCGACTGCCGCGAATATCGATGGTATTTTTTGAGGTTCGCACGGTTGTTGTCATTTGAGGTGCGGTGGGGGAAGAAGGCGGTGGGGATTTGGGTTTGGCAGGAATTTCCACTTTTTTCCCATCCAACGATTCAATATCCACCAGAGGAACGGTCATTTTCATTAACCCGAAGCGCACGGTGACTTCTCCCGCATCGTCGGGGACGCTTAGAACCTCTGCCGTTTGTCCCAGGCGAGGCACGCGCACTCGTTCTCCTACTTGGGGTAAATAGCTTGGTTTGGGAGGTTTGGGTTCGGGTTGGGGAAGGCGTTTTTGGGCGATATTATTGAGCGCTTCTGTGGCTTTTTGCGCTTTTTGGGCGGTTTGCGAACCTTGTTGCAATTGACGAATGACTTTGGCAATTTCTCCTTTGGCTTGCGCGATCGCGTCGTTCACTGCTTGCTCTTGAGATCGGCGCAACTGGCGTTCTCTCTCTCGCAGTTCTGCGGCTTTGTCGGACACTTCTTGATAAAAGCGTTCTGCTTGTCCCACCAATTGTTCGGCTTCTTGCGCGCGATTTTCCTGGCGTTTGCGCTGCTGTTCCAATCCGGCAATGGTTTGATTGATTTCCTCGGAAAAGCTGCCGACGCGCTGTTTTGCTTCATTAATAATGTCTTCCCCCAGTCCCAAGCGCCGCGCGATCGCGAGGGCGTTAGAGCGTCCTGGAATTCCCCACAACAGGCGATAGGTGGGTTTTAGGGATTTTTCGTCAAATTCCACTGAAGCGTTTTCAAAGCGATCGTCTTGGTATTTCAGGGCTTTCAGTTCGCCGTAATGGGTTGTGGCAACGGTCAGTTGCGCGCAATTGGCAAGATATTTAAGGAGCGCGATCGCTAAGGCACTTCCTTCTGCGGGATCGGTTCCCGCACCGACTTCATCCAACAAAATTAAGGATGGAGATAGTTTTACCTCATCTTCAGGCGCAACCATTGCACCTCTAACCTCTATCTCCGCGTCATCCAAACTCTCATCATCTTCCCTTTCCCCTTCATCCAACTCAATCGCTGAAATCGCGTCGATAATACGACTAATACGGCGAATATGCCCGGAAAAAGTAGACAAACTTTGCTCTAGAGATTGTTCGTCGCCAATATCCGCAAGGATTTGCTCGAACCACGGCAGTTCAACGGGTTCCCGCGCCGGAATAAATAACCCCACCTTCGCCATCAGCGCCGCCAAACCCAGAGTTTTCAGCGTTACGGTTTTTCCCCCGGTATTGGGCCCGGTAATGGCAATCACGCGCAGAGACGGGTTGATTTGAACGTCAATGGGTACAACAGTGCTGCCTTGTTCGTGTTTGTGCTGCCAAACCAGCAGGGGATGGCGCAATTCGCGCAGGGTAATGGGATTTGAATCGCTTTCAATAAACCGAGGAGGATTCGCTTCCAACCACAGACTATACTTCGCTTTTGCCGCGGCTAAATCCAGAGCGGTGGCGATAGCTAATAAATGCTCTAAATCTTCCCCAACTTCCGCCACTTGTGCCGTCAGCGCTCTTAAAACGGTTTCTTCTTCAATTTTTTCCTGACGCTGTGATTCTCGCAATTGATTGCCCAAACTAACGATCGCGTGGG
Protein-coding sequences here:
- the gpmI gene encoding 2,3-bisphosphoglycerate-independent phosphoglycerate mutase; the protein is MAQAPVSPAVLVILDGWGYRQETDANAIVQAKTPVMDSLWTAYPKTLIRASGKDVGLPEGQMGNSEVGHLNIGAGRIVPQELVRITDAVEDRSLLRNPALVQVCQDVRTSGKKLHLIGLCSAGGVHSHLKHLLGLLDLAQFHGVEDVCIHAFTDGRDTNPTAGINTIQILEAHLAKLGIGRIATLSGRYYAMDRDRRWDRVEKAYRVMTQDGEGDGRTAVQVLQDSYKENITDEFILPTRIAPGAIEPGDGVIFFNFRPDRARQLTAAFVKPEFDAFERKQIEPLHFVTFTQYDPSLSVSVAFQPQSLTNILGEIIAQNGLKQFRTAETEKYPHVTYFFNGGLEEPCEGEDRELISSPMVATYDKAPAMSAEEVTKVACGAIGKGIYSLVVINYANPDMVGHTGNLGAAIQAIEVVDNCLGKLLECISKMGGTALITADHGNAEYMRDEQGNPWTAHTTNMVPLILVEGETLKIPGHGTDVKLREDGRLCDIAPTILDILQLSQPQEMTGRSLLKPVEFDVNKNRTPLRISR
- the dacB gene encoding D-alanyl-D-alanine carboxypeptidase/D-alanyl-D-alanine endopeptidase, with the protein product MLKVHRGLQSLAAVVTSAIALSTPLSAIAASPSYLRSGFDPIGVPVPPPEPGNAGICPAFLEPAISAIVDSPSFSRGKWGILIESLDGQVLYRRNENKFLIPASNIKLLTTAAALQRLNPQTRIRSTSLRQWVVTTNRASNNNYANVLLRYIGGPQAVKTSLARLGINSRGYRQVDGSGLSRSNAATPTTFVDVLQAMYSAQGKEIWQESLPVAGVSGTLRNRLRNTPAQGRVRAKTGTLRGVKALSGYMDHPEYGPLVFSILVNQPNQSGARLAGAIDAVILRLTRLTPC
- a CDS encoding endonuclease MutS2 — translated: MIQAETLELLEWSRLCQHLSTFAATKLGSLAAVHLQPPATFTQSKQLLAQTQEAYHLETDLERGLSFEGIKDIGNSLERAALQGLLLGDNLMEIATTLAGMRRLRRKIDEREEIPTLQTLVAQVRTYPELEQEIHRCIDDRGQVADRASAKLADIRYKMKGTRDRIYQKLQNIIQRHNTAVQQQTITQRSDCFVIPVKAPQKDVIPGIVRDTSSTGATLYIEPHAIVSLGNQLRESQRQEKIEEETVLRALTAQVAEVGEDLEHLLAIATALDLAAAKAKYSLWLEANPPRFIESDSNPITLRELRHPLLVWQHKHEQGSTVVPIDVQINPSLRVIAITGPNTGGKTVTLKTLGLAALMAKVGLFIPAREPVELPWFEQILADIGDEQSLEQSLSTFSGHIRRISRIIDAISAIELDEGEREDDESLDDAEIEVRGAMVAPEDEVKLSPSLILLDEVGAGTDPAEGSALAIALLKYLANCAQLTVATTHYGELKALKYQDDRFENASVEFDEKSLKPTYRLLWGIPGRSNALAIARRLGLGEDIINEAKQRVGSFSEEINQTIAGLEQQRKRQENRAQEAEQLVGQAERFYQEVSDKAAELRERERQLRRSQEQAVNDAIAQAKGEIAKVIRQLQQGSQTAQKAQKATEALNNIAQKRLPQPEPKPPKPSYLPQVGERVRVPRLGQTAEVLSVPDDAGEVTVRFGLMKMTVPLVDIESLDGKKVEIPAKPKSPPPSSPTAPQMTTTVRTSKNTIDIRGSRVADGEREIDRAIAVATVSGSGILWIIHGKGTGRLRQGIHEFLQHHPQVERFELAPQNEGGAGVTLAYLT